One Deltaproteobacteria bacterium DNA segment encodes these proteins:
- the pncA gene encoding bifunctional nicotinamidase/pyrazinamidase, giving the protein MEKNAALVIVDVQNDFCPGGALAVADGDQVVPALNGYIERFVEAGLPIFVSRDWHPLVTRHFKIHGGQWPVHCVQGSFGAEFHSALKLVGGTTIVSKGMAADADSYSAFDSVDVCGIGLVELLRAAHATKIFVGGLATDYCVKQTVLDGLKLGFAVALLEDCIRGVDLAPGDSHRAVAEMVGAGAALLGDVAELPL; this is encoded by the coding sequence ATGGAGAAAAACGCCGCATTGGTGATCGTCGATGTGCAAAACGATTTTTGCCCGGGCGGCGCTTTAGCGGTTGCCGATGGCGATCAGGTGGTGCCGGCGCTCAATGGTTACATAGAGCGTTTTGTCGAGGCGGGGCTGCCGATCTTCGTAAGCCGCGACTGGCATCCCCTTGTGACTCGCCATTTTAAAATTCACGGCGGTCAATGGCCGGTACATTGCGTGCAGGGAAGTTTCGGCGCGGAGTTTCATTCGGCGCTTAAGCTTGTCGGTGGTACGACGATTGTCTCCAAGGGAATGGCCGCGGACGCCGACAGTTATTCCGCTTTTGATAGTGTCGATGTTTGCGGCATCGGTCTGGTGGAGTTGCTGCGCGCGGCTCACGCGACCAAGATTTTCGTCGGCGGCCTCGCCACCGACTATTGCGTCAAACAAACAGTACTCGACGGGTTGAAGCTGGGATTCGCCGTGGCTTTGCTCGAAGACTGCATTCGCGGCGTCGATCTCGCGCCGGGCGATTCCCACCGGGCGGTGGCCGAGATGGTGGGAGCCGGTGCCGCGCTGCTCGGCGATGTTGCCGAATTGCCGCTCTGA
- a CDS encoding 3'(2'),5'-bisphosphate nucleotidase CysQ: MSDKFSYGAELAVAEQAARAAGVAVMAVFKGKFDVREKSKNNPVTSADLEANRIIHEAIEKNFPADGWLSEEDQDDARRLSLSRVWVVDPIDGTKEFIEGVDQFAISIGLVVDGRPKVAIVFNPAKERFYQAAAGQGAFLNGAPIRVSVRTEIDGAKLLVSRSEPAKRFQVFVDRCAIRPVGSIAYRLAKIAGGDGDGTLTFRNIHEWDICAGVLLVEEAGGKAVDGDGKPMTFNRQSPKHKGVVAANSNLTAGLQGLWAAAAAAPR, translated from the coding sequence GTGAGTGATAAATTTTCCTACGGCGCGGAGCTTGCCGTCGCCGAGCAGGCGGCGCGCGCGGCCGGCGTTGCCGTCATGGCGGTGTTCAAAGGCAAGTTCGACGTGCGTGAGAAGAGCAAGAACAATCCGGTCACCAGCGCCGATCTGGAAGCGAACCGGATCATTCACGAAGCGATCGAGAAAAATTTTCCCGCCGACGGCTGGCTGTCGGAAGAAGATCAAGACGACGCGCGGCGCTTGAGCCTGTCGCGCGTCTGGGTGGTCGATCCCATCGACGGCACTAAAGAGTTCATCGAAGGCGTGGACCAGTTCGCCATATCCATCGGCTTGGTCGTCGACGGCCGGCCCAAGGTCGCGATTGTTTTCAATCCGGCTAAAGAACGCTTCTACCAAGCCGCGGCCGGGCAGGGCGCCTTTCTCAACGGCGCGCCGATTCGCGTCAGCGTGCGCACTGAGATCGACGGCGCGAAGTTACTGGTGAGCCGCTCCGAGCCGGCGAAGCGCTTTCAAGTGTTTGTCGACCGTTGCGCGATCCGCCCTGTCGGCAGCATCGCCTATCGTTTAGCGAAGATCGCCGGCGGCGACGGGGACGGCACGCTGACCTTTCGCAATATTCACGAATGGGACATTTGCGCCGGCGTGCTGTTGGTCGAAGAGGCGGGCGGCAAAGCGGTCGACGGCGACGGCAAGCCAATGACGTTCAATCGCCAGTCGCCCAAACATAAAGGCGTGGTCGCGGCCAATTCAAACTTAACGGCCGGCTTGCAAGGCTTGTGGGCGGCCGCGGCGGCGGCGCCGCGCTGA
- a CDS encoding Rieske (2Fe-2S) protein, whose amino-acid sequence MQEESREGGRVIARVGDLQPGAVKKFWLICQKYRLDGFLINDQGSYYAYVNRCRHMPTPLDFVRDEFLSDDGRFLQCYTHGALYAFATGECVSGPCKGESLYRLPVRVDGSDVLVGCPEGDLRPMGE is encoded by the coding sequence ATGCAGGAAGAGAGCCGCGAGGGCGGTCGGGTTATCGCGCGAGTCGGCGACCTCCAGCCGGGCGCGGTGAAAAAATTCTGGCTGATCTGTCAAAAGTATCGTCTCGATGGATTTCTGATAAACGACCAAGGCAGCTACTACGCCTACGTCAACCGCTGCCGCCACATGCCGACGCCGCTGGATTTCGTGCGCGACGAGTTTTTGAGCGACGACGGCCGCTTCTTGCAATGCTATACTCACGGCGCGCTGTACGCGTTCGCCACCGGCGAGTGCGTCTCCGGCCCGTGCAAAGGCGAGTCGCTCTATCGCTTGCCGGTGCGCGTCGATGGCAGCGATGTCTTGGTCGGTTGTCCCGAGGGCGATTTGAGGCCCATGGGAGAATAG
- a CDS encoding Rieske (2Fe-2S) protein: MAGKKKPAGKLVAAVGELEHGTSKKFTMRRAGRDLEGLLVNYHGDHFAYINRCPHTGITLDWVNNQFFSSDNRYLMCATHGAVFEPPSGECVWGPCVGLSLQSMPIEIDDGQIYARLPGASDDA, from the coding sequence ATGGCTGGAAAGAAAAAACCGGCGGGGAAATTGGTCGCCGCTGTGGGCGAGCTCGAACATGGCACGAGCAAGAAGTTTACCATGCGCCGCGCCGGGCGCGATCTCGAAGGGTTGCTGGTGAATTACCACGGCGATCACTTCGCTTATATCAACCGCTGTCCGCATACCGGAATTACCCTCGACTGGGTCAACAATCAGTTCTTCAGCTCGGATAACCGTTATCTCATGTGCGCGACGCACGGCGCGGTTTTCGAGCCGCCGTCGGGTGAATGCGTCTGGGGCCCCTGCGTCGGACTGTCTTTGCAAAGCATGCCGATTGAAATCGACGACGGCCAAATCTACGCGCGCCTGCCCGGCGCCAGCGACGACGCTTGA
- a CDS encoding histidine triad nucleotide-binding protein, producing MSDCLFCSIVEGKIKANIVYQDDVALAFKDIAPKAPVHILIIPRKHIVSVSDIGEADRELIGRIFQVAARLAREQGIVDSGYRVVVNSGADAGQSVFHLHYHLLGGRQMSWPPG from the coding sequence ATGAGCGACTGTTTATTCTGTAGCATCGTCGAGGGAAAGATTAAGGCGAATATCGTCTATCAAGACGATGTCGCGCTAGCCTTCAAAGACATCGCGCCCAAGGCGCCGGTGCATATTCTGATCATTCCGCGCAAGCATATCGTCAGCGTGTCGGATATTGGCGAGGCCGATCGCGAGTTGATCGGTCGGATCTTTCAGGTTGCGGCTCGGCTGGCGCGCGAGCAGGGCATCGTCGACAGCGGATATCGCGTTGTCGTTAACTCCGGGGCCGACGCCGGTCAGAGCGTTTTCCATCTGCACTACCACTTGCTCGGCGGCCGGCAAATGAGCTGGCCACCCGGTTAA
- a CDS encoding Glu/Leu/Phe/Val dehydrogenase: protein MAVQQFDVAAAKLGIDANLSARLCRPDRALIVSVPTRMDDGRVHVFTGYRVQHNDVLGPFKGGIRYHPAVNLGEVSALAMWMTWKCSLVGLPLGGAKGGIACDPAELSRHELQSMTRRFTAEILNFIGPELDIPAPDMGTNEQTMAWMMDTYSQHKGHAVPEVVTGKPVAIGGTLGRRDATGRGVVYTIIEAAKHLNLDLSKCTAVVQGFGNVGSVSAKELTTAGVKVIGIADRTGGFVDTKGLPVEKLLEVADKNHSLDGCPYGDKITNAELLELKCDILVPAAMEMQITKDNAARIQCRLLAEGANGPTTPEADAILRDKGIFLIPDILANAGGVVVSYFEWVQDLQNFFWTEDEVNKKLRDILVKAFHEVLDMSQKQKVDMRMAALMIGIERVTKAMLWRGLYA from the coding sequence ATGGCGGTGCAGCAGTTCGATGTCGCCGCCGCGAAGCTCGGCATCGATGCAAATCTGTCGGCGCGCTTGTGCCGGCCCGACCGGGCGTTGATCGTCAGCGTGCCGACGCGCATGGACGATGGCCGGGTGCATGTCTTCACCGGATACCGCGTGCAGCACAACGACGTGCTCGGTCCGTTCAAAGGCGGCATCCGCTATCATCCGGCGGTCAATCTTGGCGAGGTCTCCGCGCTCGCTATGTGGATGACCTGGAAATGTTCGTTAGTCGGTTTGCCGCTGGGCGGCGCCAAAGGCGGCATCGCCTGCGATCCAGCAGAGCTGTCGCGTCATGAATTACAATCGATGACCCGCCGTTTCACCGCCGAGATTTTGAACTTCATCGGCCCGGAGCTGGACATTCCCGCGCCCGACATGGGCACCAACGAGCAGACCATGGCGTGGATGATGGATACTTATTCGCAGCATAAAGGGCATGCCGTCCCTGAAGTCGTTACCGGCAAGCCGGTGGCGATTGGCGGGACTTTGGGCCGGCGCGATGCCACCGGCCGCGGTGTCGTGTACACGATCATCGAGGCGGCGAAACATTTGAACCTGGATCTGTCCAAATGCACGGCGGTAGTGCAGGGCTTTGGCAACGTCGGTTCGGTGTCAGCTAAAGAGCTTACCACTGCCGGTGTCAAAGTCATCGGCATCGCCGACCGCACCGGCGGTTTTGTCGATACCAAAGGCTTGCCGGTGGAAAAACTGCTCGAAGTGGCGGACAAAAATCACAGCCTCGACGGCTGTCCGTACGGCGACAAGATAACCAATGCGGAATTATTAGAATTGAAGTGCGACATCTTGGTGCCGGCGGCGATGGAGATGCAAATCACCAAAGACAACGCCGCGCGTATTCAATGCCGACTGCTGGCTGAAGGCGCCAACGGTCCGACCACGCCGGAAGCGGATGCGATTCTGCGCGACAAAGGCATATTTCTCATTCCCGACATTCTCGCCAACGCCGGCGGCGTCGTGGTGTCGTACTTTGAGTGGGTGCAGGATCTGCAGAACTTTTTCTGGACCGAAGACGAGGTCAATAAAAAGCTCCGCGATATCCTCGTCAAGGCGTTTCACGAAGTGCTCGACATGAGCCAAAAGCAAAAGGTCGACATGCGCATGGCCGCGCTCATGATCGGCATCGAGCGCGTCACCAAAGCGATGCTCTGGCGCGGGCTCTACGCATAA